The stretch of DNA TCCGACACCGCGGCCCGACTCGAGGACACCGCCCGCCGAGTCCGCACTCGCGCGGGCGTCCCCTGTGACGTCGTCGTCGCGCGCGGGTCGGCGGTGCCGACGACGGTGGAGACGGCGACGAACACGAACTGTGACCTCGTGGTCACGCCGTACGAGGAAGCACACGGCCTGTTGTCGCCGTACGTCCGCGGCATCTTCGACAGCCGGTTCGACGCCGTCGCGTTCCGGTCGACGGCGGGCCGTCAGCGCTGGCGACGAATCCTCGTGACGGTGGCTCGCCCCGGCGACACCGCCCACGCGATGCTCGACTTCGCGGCGCGACTGGCCGGGCGGAGCGGAACCGTGAGCGTCTGTACCTGTATCGACGCCGAGGTGGAGCGTCGGAGCGCCGAGTCGCGACTGGCTAACCTCGCCGAGACGGTGGAGGTGAACGTGGAGACGCGAGTGGCCCGGAGCGACATCACCGATTTCATCGGCGCCAACGCCGATGCGTACGACCTGTTGATCGTCGGCTCCTCCGGCGACCGGTCGCGCGCCTCTCGGTTCGTCTCGCCCCCCACTTTCGAACGGTTACACGACGTGGCGTGCGACGTTGCCGTGGTGGATCGCGGACGGCCCTAACTCCCGTCGAGCAACCGATCCGCGACCGCTTCGGTATCGACGTCCCGGCCCCCGAGCGCCGACTCGACGAGGAGGTGCCCGCCGATGCTCGCGGGGCTGATGACCGTGTCCGCGCCGGCGCGGCGCAGTTTGTCCACGTTCTCACGGTGGGTCGCCGCCGCGACGACGTGTGCGTCGGGCGCGAGGTGGCGAACCGTCAGGATGGCGAGCGCGTCCGCCGCGTCGTCGTTCGTCGCGGCGACGACGGCGCGGGCCTCGGCGACGTGGACTCGCTGGAGCGTCGCCTCGTCGCTCGTGTCGCCGGTGAGCGTGTCGACGCCGCGCTCGCTCAGTCGCTGGGCCACGTCGCCGTCCGGGACGACGACGAGAAAGGGTGCTTTGTCGTTCAGTTCCTGGATGATCGCCTCGGTCAGGTCGCCGTAACCGAGCACGAGGACGTGATCGTCGAGCAAGTCGAGTTCCGATTGTGTCATTTTTCCGAGTGCCTTGACGAGTCGGGCTTCGATGGCGGGGGTGAGCAGGACACCGAGGGCGATGGCGAAACTCGCCGTGCCGACGACGAGCGCCGAGATGCCGAACAGCCGCGCCACCGCCGTCCGGGGCGTGATGTCGCCGTAGCCGACGGTACTGGAGGTGACGACGGCGAAGTAGACGGCGTCGACGAGCGTGGCGATACCGCCGAACTCCTCGCGGAGGGCGTACGCGCCGGTCGTGATGTAGACCTGTGAGCCGGCGAGTGCGAGCAGGGCGGCCAACTGCGTCGCAGAGATGTCGACCGAGCGGTCGAACCGTCGTCGGTTGAGCGCCACCGCGGGCAGCGCGACCACCGACAGCACCACCAGGGGTATCGAGGTTTCGCTCGCCTGCACCAGCCCCTGTCCGGCCGAGACGACGAGCAGGCAGAGCGTCGAGTACCAGGCGGCGCGCAGCCCTCGCCGGAGGCCGAGTGCGCTCCCGAGCAACAGGAAGCCGGTGAGCGTGCCGGTGAACCCCGCGGTGGCACGCGCCACCGGCGGGACGAAGGGGACGAGCGGCCGCCCCGTCGGCGACCCCATGTGGACGATGCCCGTCACCATCGAGAGCGTGCCGGTAAGGAGCGTCAGCCCAACCGCCGCACGGACCCCGAGAAACCGGTCACTCCGACTCGCGGCCATGGCTACGCACTCGCGGACGGGAGTCATAAAGGGCTCGTCCCGGCAGCGGTTCACGCCTCGGTATCGTGGGCCGGTTATGACCTCCGTTCCGGTCGAAGTGCTATTCGGCCCCTATCTCGGCGTTCCGACGGGTATCGTCCCGGCGCTGGTGGCGTGGGCGCTCGGCTTCGCGTCCAAACACGTCACCGGCGTCACGGTGCCCGCGTTCGGCGTCGGCGCGGCCGCCGCCCCAGTCGGCCGCCTCGTCGGCGACCGCCTCGCGACCGACGTGTTCGCCGTCGTCGGCGCGGACGGGAGCGTGGACGGTCTGCCGGACGACCGGACCCTCGCCGGCGACGCGGTGTACGTCGTCGCCCGCCCCGAGACGTACCGTCGCCTCGACGCGCGGAGTCGGTCGGCAGCGTAGACGCAACCCCTTTGACCGACGGGGCGCGAGGTGTACCCATGCAGTGGAAGTTGTTCGCTGACCTCGCGGAGGTGGCCGGCGACCGGGAGATCCGTGTCGACGTCGATCCCGGCGCGACGGTGAGCGACGCCCTCGACGAACTGTTCGACGTCCGACCGGCCCTCCAGGGGCGTGTCCTCGACGACGCGGGGAACGTGGCCGACCACATCAACGTCCTCCGCAACGGGGAGAACGTGCGCTCGGCCGACGGTCTGGAGACGACGCTCGAAGCCGGCGACGAACTGGCGTTGTTCCCGCCGGTCAGTGGCGGGCGGCAGTAAGGATTCGTTAGTCGGGCCGCGGCCGGGCGACGAACAGCGTCTGGACGAGGCTGAACGGGTCGTAGATCGACTGGTGACACTGGCAGTAGACGCCGTCCGCGTTCCCGAATCGGGCGGCGTCCGCGGACTGTTTGTACCCCGGCACACAGCAGAAGTGGGTACACTTGTTGAGCCACGCGATGAAGCCCTGGTCGGTACTCGCCTGGAGCCACTCGTTGTCCTGTGCGGCCTCCTCGATGCGCGTACTCCGGAGGAGCTGAATCGGGACGACGTCGTCGGCGTCTTCGGAGCGCCATCGGCCGCTCGCGGGCTTGCCGGTGCCCGCGGTGCCGATGCCGTTGCCCCACTCTTCGTAGTCGCTGAAGTCGTCGACGTGGAAGCGGTCGCCCTCCTCCTTGCTGTTGGACTGCCAGTCGTAGGCGGGGTTCGATCCGGTGCGGAAGTAGTTGTCGCTCTCGTAGCTGGGCTGGATGCCCGCGTACCCCTCGACGCCGCAGTACTGGAACCACTCGGAGGAGTACGTGGAACCGCCGAGGTCCATCTCGGCGACCTGGACCTGTCGGCCGCCCTGGGTGACGGTCTCGACGTCCGGCCAGACGCCCTTGATATACCCCTCGGAGTCGATCTCGATGGGGATCTGGGGCATCCCGCGGGGCGCCGGCCCGTCGGTGTTCTCGATCGCCCACGCCTGGGTGCTCCCGCCACCGGCACCGGGCGAAGCAGTTGCGCTGTTGACGGTGACCGTCCCGAGGGCGCCCACGCCGGCGAGCGCCGAGCCACCGACGACGCCCTTGACGAACCGCCGTCGGCCGCTCTCTTCGGGATATTTGTCGTCCGCGCTCATGTACGAATATTATCGCGGGTAGTAAAAAGCATGACGAAGTGCCCGGCTTCGGGCCGTGAATCGTCGCCCACGCGACTCGCACCGACCCGTATCATTTCCACGGTGCGTTCGGGAAGTCGACGATCCGTCTCTCCTCCTCGATGCCGTCGATCCGGGCGACGTCCTCGTCGTCCAACTCCACGTCGAGCGCGCGGTAGTTCTCGCGGATGTGCGCCGGCGTCCCAGCTTTCGGGATCGGGACAGCCCCCTTGGCGAGCACCCACGCGAGCGACACCTGTGCGGGCGTCGCGTCGTGTTTTGCCGCCACGTCGCGAATCTCGGGCACGTCCGCGACGGCGTTGCGCGCGATGGGCGCGTACGCCACCAGCCGGTAGCCGTGGCGGTCGGCGTGGTCGCGGAGTGCCTCCTGCTGGAGCAGGGGGTGGAGTTCGACCTGGTGGGCCAGCGGCGGTTCGCCGAGGTGATCGATGGCCTCGTCGAGCTGTGCCGGCGTGAAGTTGCTGAGGCCGAGCCCGTCGGTCAGCCCCGCCTCGCGCGCCTCGACCAGCGCCGCGAGCGTCTCCTCCGGGTCGTACGTGCCCATCGGCCAGTGGACGTAGAGGAGGTCGAGGGCGTCGACGCCGAGCAGGTCGACCCGCTCGCGCGCGCTCTCCATGAAGTCGTCGCGTGCGAGGCGGTCGCGCCACGCCTTCGACGCGAGGAAGACGTCCGCGCGGTCGACGTCGCTCGCGGCGATACCCTCGCCGACGGCGGCCTCGTTCTCGTAGTATTCGGCGGTGTCGACGTGGCGATAGCCCGTCTCCAGCGCGGTCCGGACGGCGCTTGCACACGCCGCCGGGTCCGTCAACCGGTACGTGCCGAAGCCGAGTCGTGGAACGTCCATACCGGGTCGACGGTGGCTATGGACTCGAAGCCTGCGGTTCGCGTCCCGTCGCGTGCGATCCGACCACACGCCGACCGCCCAGGCGAAACGATTTTGATGCGCGCTCGCGCAGGGTCGTTATGCCGACCGAACCCGAGACAGGGTACGACCCGGAGCTGGGTCGGAAGTTCGTTTTCGTAACGGGGGGTGTCATGTCCGGGCTCGGCAAGGGGATCACGGCCGCGAGCACCGGTCGCCTCCTGTCGAACGCGGGCTTCGACGTGACTGCGGTAAAGATCGATCCCTACCTCAACGTGGACGCGGGGACAATGAACCCCTACCAGCACGGGGAGGTGTACGTGTTGAAAGACGGGGGTGAGGTCGACCTCGACCTCGGCAACTACGAGCGCTTCCTCGGAACGGACATGACGTTCGACCACAACGTCACGACGGGGAAGACGTACAAACACGTCATCGAGAAGGAGCGGGCGGGCGACTACCTGGGCAATACGGTCCAGATCATCCCCCACATCACCGACGACATCAAGCGACGCATCCGCGAGGCCGCCGAAGGGACCGACGTGTGTCTCATCGAAGTCGGCGGCACCGTCGGCGACATCGAGGGGATGCCATACCTCGAAGCACTCCGCCAGTTCTCCCACGAGGAGGACGACGAGGACGTACTCTTCGCGCACGTGACGCTCGTCCCGTACTCCAAGAACGGCGAACAGAAGACCAAACCGACCCAGCACAGCGTGAAGGAACTGCGCTCCATCGGCCTCCAGCCGGACGTGTTGGTCGGCCGGTGCGAGGACCGCCTCGATCCCGACACCAAAGAGAAGATCGCGCTCTTCTGTGACGTGCCCACGGACGCCGTCTTCTCTAACCCCGACGTGGAGGATATCTACCACGTCCCTCTGATGGTCGAGGACGAGGGGCTGGACGAGTACGTGATGGAGCGGCTGCATATCGCGGACGAGGCGCTCCCGAAATCGGAGCGCGACAGCCAGTGGCGCGAACTCGTCACCCGGGAGCGAACGGGCGAGATCGACGTGGCGCTCGTCGGCAAGTACGCCCTCGAAGACGCGTACATGTCCATCCACGAGGCGCTGAAACACGCGGGGATCCACGCCGAGGTCGAGGTGAACGTCCTCTGGGTCGACGCCGACGAGATGCGCGACCACCACACCGAACGCCTCCGCGAGGCGGACGCGGTGGTCGTCCCCGGCGGGTTCGGCTCCCGCGGCGCCGAGGGGAAGATCGAGGCGATCCGCTACGCCCGCGAGAACGACGTGCCCTTCCTCGGTCTCTGTCTCGGCTTCCAGATGGCCGTCGTCGAGTACGCGCGGAACGCCCTCGGACTGGACGGCGCTCACTCCGCCGAAATCGACGAGGAGACGCCGTACCCCGTGATCGACCTCCTGCCCGAACAGTACGACCTGGAGGATCTCGGCGGGACGATGCGACTCGGCGCCCACGAGACCGAGATTCGGCCGGGAACGCTCGCCCACGAGGTGTACGGCGACGACTCGTGTACGGAGCGCCACCGCCACCGGTACGAGGTCAACCCGGAATACATCGACGACCTCGAAGCCGGTAGCCTCACCTTCTCCGGGCGCGCGGGCAACCGTATGGAGATCGTCGAACTCGACGACCACCCGTACTTCCTCGGGACGCAGTTCCACCCCGAGTTCCGGTCCCGTCCCGACCGCGCGAGTCCGCCGTTCGTCGGCTTCGTCGAAGCGACGCTCGAACGGGTCGGCGCCGGACGGGAGGTGGAGGTCTGATGGTCGATACCGAGAGCTTCGTCGACGAGGCCACCGCCGAAATCGCCGACGCGATCGGCGAGGAGAACGCCATCATCGCCCTCTCGGGCGGGGTCGACTCCTCGGTCGCGGCCGCGCTCGCCTACCGCGCCATCGGCGACCAGCTCACCCCCGTCTACGTCGACACCGGACTGATGCGCAAAGGCGAGACCGAGGGCATCCGGGAGACGTTCGCCTTCATGGATAGCCTCCGCATCGTCGACGCCAAGGACCGCTTCCTCGACGCCCTCGACGGCGTCACCGACCCCGAGGAGAAGCGCCACGTCATCGGCGAGTCGTTCATCCGGGAGTTCGAACGCGAGGCGCGTGAAGCCGACGCCGACTACCTCGTCCAGGGGACCATCTACCCCGACCGCATCGAGAGCGAGGGGAACATCAAATCCCACCACAACGTCGGCGGCCTCCCCGACGTGGTCGACTTCGAGGGCATCGTCGAACCCGTCCGCGACCTCTACAAGGACGAGGTGCGGCAGGTGGCGCGGGCGCTGGACCTAGAGGACGTGGTCTCCGAGCGGATGCCCTTCCCTGGCCCCGGTCTCGCCGTGCGCATCCTCGGCGAGGTGACCGAGGAGAAACTGGACGTGGCGCGCGAGGCGTGTCACGTCGTCGAGGAGGAGGTCGAGGAACACGATCCCTGGCAGGCCTTCGCGGCCGTCATCGGCAAGGCGACGGGCGTGAAAGGCGACAACCGGGTCCACGGCTGGGTCGTCTCGGTCCGCTCCGTCGAGAGCCGCGACGGCATGACCGCCCGTGCCCAGGACCTTCCCTGGGAGACGCTCCAGCGCATCCAGAGCCGCATCACGGGCGAGAACGACGACGTCGCGCGGGTCGTCTACGACGTGACGCACAAACCGCCCGCGACCATCGAGTACGAGTGACCCGAGCCATCCTCGCCGGCCCGGACCGGGACGGCCTCGGCGCCGCCTTGGAGGTGCAAGGGCTCGACGTGACGCGTGTCGAGGGCATCCTCACCGCGTCGGTCCTCGACGGCGCCGGCGTCGCCGACGCCGACCTGTTCGTCCTCACGGACCTCGACGAGGCGACGGCCATCCCGGTGGTCAAGGACCGGAACCCCGACGCTCGGGTCGTCGTCTACAGCCACGACTCGTTGCCGAACTTCGCGCGCGGGCAGGCCGACCTCGCCATGGATCCCGACCTGTTCGGGGTCGACATGGTGGCCGAAGAACTGGCCTGAGTCGCGGTCGTCGTCCGACTGCTCCCGAAGCCGCACCGTTAAGACGCCGCCGACCAAGCCTTCGGTATGACGCTCGACGTACTGGAGACGCTCGACCCGGACGACGAGGAGGTCCTGACGGCCGAGCTGGTCGTCAGCGACGACGTGCTGGTGAAGGCGTTCGCGCTGGGGCCGGGCGCCGAACTGCGCCCGCACGAACACGGCGACAGCACGAACGTCTTTCACGTGTTGGACGGGACGGTGACGGTGATCCAGGGGGAGGCCGAGGAGGCTATCGCGGCGCCCGGCGTCGTCCCCAACGACCGCGGCGTCGTCCACGGCGCCCGCAACGACACCGACGACGTGGTCGTCTTCACTGCGAGCCTCTGTCCGATGCCGGGTTCGGGCTGAGCGAGGCATGACCCGCGCTAGCGTCACGGGGTACGCGCGGCTCCACTTCGGCTTCTGCAACCTGAGCCTCGCGCGCGAACGACTCTACGGGAGTGTGGGCGTCGGTCTCGACCGCCCGTCGATTCGCGTTACGGCGACGCCGGCCGCCGACGTACGCTGTGCGCATCCGACGGTCCGCGAGTACGCAGCACGATCCGTCGACCTGCTCGACGTCTCCGGCGCCGACCTGACCGTCGAAAGCGAGTTCCCCCGGCACGTGGGGCTCGGGAGCGGGACGCAGTTCGCGCTCGCGACGCTCGTCGCCGTCGCGCGGGCACACGACGAGACGGTCGACGCCCGCGAGGCGGCGCCGGAGCTGGGGCGCGGCGGGCGCTCGGGCATCGGCGTCGCCACCTTCGACGACGGCGGGTTCGTCCTCGACGCCGGCCACCCGACCACCCGGTTCACCACCGACCGCCCGGCGCTCGGCCGGTGGTCGGTGCCGCCGGTAGCGGCCCGGCATCCGATCCCCGACGACTGGCGGTTCCTGGTCGTCGTTCCCGACGCCTCTGCGGGACCGAGCGGCGACGACGAGGATCGCAGCATGCGTTCGGCGGTCGAGTCGGCGTCGCCGTCGCAGAGCGACCGACTGGCGGGGGTGATCGCCCGCCGGGTTCTACCGGCGATCACGGAGGGGTCGGCCGAGCGCTTCGGCGCCGCCGTCGCCGACGTCGGCCGGCTCAACGGGACGTGGTACGCCGACGAACAGGGCGGCGTCTACCGGCCGCCGGCGGGTGAACTCGTCGCGGCGCTCGACGACTCGCCCACCGTCTACGGCGCGGGACAGTCGTCGTGGGGGCCGGCAGTGTACGGCGTGACCGACGCCGAGCGAGCGGCCGCGGCGCGGGAGGCGGGCCGCGCCGCCCTCGACGCGGCGGGCGTCGACGGGCGGGTGCTCGTCGCCGAGGGTCGAAACCGAGGGGCGTCGGTCGATGCCGAGCGCCGCAACGACTAACCGACGGTCGACCGTAGGTCGTTCATGGCCCGGATTCCGTTCGGCATCGCTCGTCTCGACTCGATCGTCGACGGTGGTGCGCCGCCGGGGAGCGTCGTCCTCCTGAGCGGCGAGGCCGGGGCGGGCGCTCGCGAGTTCGTCCACACCAGCGCCGCGATGAACGGGCTCTACTACGGCGACAGCGACGCGTTCGAGCTCCACTACGGCGACCTGGCCGCGGCCTCCGCGCCGCCGGACGAGGTACACTACGTCTCCTTCACCGCCAGTCGCGACCAACTCGAACGCGAAATGGCCTACACCATGGAGACGGAGCTGGTGCGGACGGCCGTCGACCACGTCCACTTCCGGGACCTCTCGCCGGAATACTTCCAGCTGAGTCCGATCCCCCGCGAGTGGTACGCGGGCGAGACGCGGACGGTGCGGGACTTGGCGACCGAGGAGCGCCGGGAGAGCGCGCTCGGAGCGCTCGCCGACTATCTCGGCGCACACGCCGCGGGCAATCTCGTCGTCGTCGACTCCATCACCGACCTCGTCGCCGCCGTCAGCGACGAGATGACCTGGAGCGACATCGCGCTCCTGATGAAGGGCATTCAGAAGGCGGCGTACGACTGGGGTGGGCTGATCCTCCTGTTGGTACACGACGAGACGCTGGGGCCGACGGAGCTCGGCCACCTGATGGACGCCGCCTCGGGCACCCTCCA from Haloplanus salinus encodes:
- a CDS encoding NAD-binding protein — translated: MAASRSDRFLGVRAAVGLTLLTGTLSMVTGIVHMGSPTGRPLVPFVPPVARATAGFTGTLTGFLLLGSALGLRRGLRAAWYSTLCLLVVSAGQGLVQASETSIPLVVLSVVALPAVALNRRRFDRSVDISATQLAALLALAGSQVYITTGAYALREEFGGIATLVDAVYFAVVTSSTVGYGDITPRTAVARLFGISALVVGTASFAIALGVLLTPAIEARLVKALGKMTQSELDLLDDHVLVLGYGDLTEAIIQELNDKAPFLVVVPDGDVAQRLSERGVDTLTGDTSDEATLQRVHVAEARAVVAATNDDAADALAILTVRHLAPDAHVVAAATHRENVDKLRRAGADTVISPASIGGHLLVESALGGRDVDTEAVADRLLDGS
- the guaA gene encoding glutamine-hydrolyzing GMP synthase; translation: MVDTESFVDEATAEIADAIGEENAIIALSGGVDSSVAAALAYRAIGDQLTPVYVDTGLMRKGETEGIRETFAFMDSLRIVDAKDRFLDALDGVTDPEEKRHVIGESFIREFEREAREADADYLVQGTIYPDRIESEGNIKSHHNVGGLPDVVDFEGIVEPVRDLYKDEVRQVARALDLEDVVSERMPFPGPGLAVRILGEVTEEKLDVAREACHVVEEEVEEHDPWQAFAAVIGKATGVKGDNRVHGWVVSVRSVESRDGMTARAQDLPWETLQRIQSRITGENDDVARVVYDVTHKPPATIEYE
- a CDS encoding ubiquinol-cytochrome c reductase iron-sulfur subunit → MSADDKYPEESGRRRFVKGVVGGSALAGVGALGTVTVNSATASPGAGGGSTQAWAIENTDGPAPRGMPQIPIEIDSEGYIKGVWPDVETVTQGGRQVQVAEMDLGGSTYSSEWFQYCGVEGYAGIQPSYESDNYFRTGSNPAYDWQSNSKEEGDRFHVDDFSDYEEWGNGIGTAGTGKPASGRWRSEDADDVVPIQLLRSTRIEEAAQDNEWLQASTDQGFIAWLNKCTHFCCVPGYKQSADAARFGNADGVYCQCHQSIYDPFSLVQTLFVARPRPD
- a CDS encoding cupin domain-containing protein; the protein is MTLDVLETLDPDDEEVLTAELVVSDDVLVKAFALGPGAELRPHEHGDSTNVFHVLDGTVTVIQGEAEEAIAAPGVVPNDRGVVHGARNDTDDVVVFTASLCPMPGSG
- the pyrG gene encoding glutamine hydrolyzing CTP synthase, with protein sequence MPTEPETGYDPELGRKFVFVTGGVMSGLGKGITAASTGRLLSNAGFDVTAVKIDPYLNVDAGTMNPYQHGEVYVLKDGGEVDLDLGNYERFLGTDMTFDHNVTTGKTYKHVIEKERAGDYLGNTVQIIPHITDDIKRRIREAAEGTDVCLIEVGGTVGDIEGMPYLEALRQFSHEEDDEDVLFAHVTLVPYSKNGEQKTKPTQHSVKELRSIGLQPDVLVGRCEDRLDPDTKEKIALFCDVPTDAVFSNPDVEDIYHVPLMVEDEGLDEYVMERLHIADEALPKSERDSQWRELVTRERTGEIDVALVGKYALEDAYMSIHEALKHAGIHAEVEVNVLWVDADEMRDHHTERLREADAVVVPGGFGSRGAEGKIEAIRYARENDVPFLGLCLGFQMAVVEYARNALGLDGAHSAEIDEETPYPVIDLLPEQYDLEDLGGTMRLGAHETEIRPGTLAHEVYGDDSCTERHRHRYEVNPEYIDDLEAGSLTFSGRAGNRMEIVELDDHPYFLGTQFHPEFRSRPDRASPPFVGFVEATLERVGAGREVEV
- a CDS encoding beta-ribofuranosylaminobenzene 5'-phosphate synthase family protein — translated: MTRASVTGYARLHFGFCNLSLARERLYGSVGVGLDRPSIRVTATPAADVRCAHPTVREYAARSVDLLDVSGADLTVESEFPRHVGLGSGTQFALATLVAVARAHDETVDAREAAPELGRGGRSGIGVATFDDGGFVLDAGHPTTRFTTDRPALGRWSVPPVAARHPIPDDWRFLVVVPDASAGPSGDDEDRSMRSAVESASPSQSDRLAGVIARRVLPAITEGSAERFGAAVADVGRLNGTWYADEQGGVYRPPAGELVAALDDSPTVYGAGQSSWGPAVYGVTDAERAAAAREAGRAALDAAGVDGRVLVAEGRNRGASVDAERRND
- a CDS encoding DUF7126 family protein is translated as MTRAILAGPDRDGLGAALEVQGLDVTRVEGILTASVLDGAGVADADLFVLTDLDEATAIPVVKDRNPDARVVVYSHDSLPNFARGQADLAMDPDLFGVDMVAEELA
- a CDS encoding ubiquitin-like small modifier protein 1, with protein sequence MQWKLFADLAEVAGDREIRVDVDPGATVSDALDELFDVRPALQGRVLDDAGNVADHINVLRNGENVRSADGLETTLEAGDELALFPPVSGGRQ
- a CDS encoding aldo/keto reductase translates to MDVPRLGFGTYRLTDPAACASAVRTALETGYRHVDTAEYYENEAAVGEGIAASDVDRADVFLASKAWRDRLARDDFMESARERVDLLGVDALDLLYVHWPMGTYDPEETLAALVEAREAGLTDGLGLSNFTPAQLDEAIDHLGEPPLAHQVELHPLLQQEALRDHADRHGYRLVAYAPIARNAVADVPEIRDVAAKHDATPAQVSLAWVLAKGAVPIPKAGTPAHIRENYRALDVELDDEDVARIDGIEEERRIVDFPNAPWK
- a CDS encoding RAD55 family ATPase: MARIPFGIARLDSIVDGGAPPGSVVLLSGEAGAGAREFVHTSAAMNGLYYGDSDAFELHYGDLAAASAPPDEVHYVSFTASRDQLEREMAYTMETELVRTAVDHVHFRDLSPEYFQLSPIPREWYAGETRTVRDLATEERRESALGALADYLGAHAAGNLVVVDSITDLVAAVSDEMTWSDIALLMKGIQKAAYDWGGLILLLVHDETLGPTELGHLMDAASGTLQFEWESGGSKRARTMFVKEFQGVLSRLEAENIIRFETEVHEGGFDVSGVRKIR